The DNA region CGCAGCAGCACCGTGGTGACCACGAAACCGGAGATGACGTAGAAGACGTCGACGCCGACGTAGCCGCCGTCGAGCAGCGGCACCCCGGCGTGGTAGGCGACGACGAGCCCGACGGCGACCGCCCGCATCCCTTCGATGTCTCGACGGAATCCGCCGGTCGGCCCCCGGTGGCCGGTCGTCGGCCGACCGGTGTCCACTGCGGAGTGTCCAGGACCGGCCGCTTCCGGGCGGGCCACGGTCGCCACGGGCGTGGCGAGGGCCACTCGTGGCTCGCCGGTGGCCAGTTCGGCACTGGTCATTGCGCTGCGCACCCACTCTCCGGACCCCGACAGGTACGGACAGTTCTATCAGCGCCTTTACCACCAAGAGCGATGTTTACCGAAAAAGGGGCACAATCCGGCGAAAGCTATCCGAATGGCACAGGAGCCGCCGTACGGTCACGGGTGCGCAGGTTGAGCGGCGAACTGCCGTACGGTCGACATCGGTACGGCGGCCAGCAACGCCCAGTCGTGACTGATGTCGGCGGCGGTGCTGAGCAGCTTCGGCAGATGCTCGCCGAGCAGCTTCTCCATCGAGGTCTCGGCGGCGTGCACGGTCACGTTCACCGCCGCGACCACCCGGCCGTCGCCGTCACGTACCCCGGTGGCGACCGACCGGATCCCGGCGGCCAGGTCCTGGTCGGCGGCGGCCCAGCCCCGCGCGCGGACCTCGCGCAGCACCCGGTCGAGCTCGGCGCGCTCCGGCTGCCAGCGCGGGGCGATGCCGGAGCGACCCGGATGCGCCAGTACGGCGGTCAGCTCCTCGTCGTCGAGGGCGGCCAGCAACACCTTGCCCATCGAGGTCGCCACGGCCGGGAACCGGGTGCCGATGGTCACCGCCAGGGTGACGATCTTCGGTACGGCGACCCGGGTGACGTAGACGATGTCGCTGCCGTCGAGCTGTGCCATCGACGTCGACTCGCCGGTCTGCTCCACCAGGCGCTGCATGTGCGGGCGGGCCACGTCCCAGATGCTCAACGCGTTGACGTACGCCATGCCCAGCTCCAGCACCCGGGGGGTGAGCGCGAAGCCCCGGTCGGCGGCGCTGCGCACGTACCCCAGCTCCTCGAGGGTGAGCAGGATCCGCCGTACGGTCGGGCGGGCCAGCCCGGTGGCGGCGGCGATCTCGCTCAGCGTCATCGTGGGCCGGCCGGGCCGGAAGCAGCGCAGCACGTCCAGCCCTCGGGCCAGCGCCTCGATGAAGTCGGCGCCCGCTTCACGTCCGGCTTCCCGCGCCATGGCGACCCTCCGCTGCCGATGACCCGGCGGGTGGCACCCGGCCGGGGACGGCCCCGGCGGACGGGCGTCCGCCGGGGGTTGTCCAGAAGGTCAATGCTTCCATTGGGCGCTGCCGGCGTCCCACTCGGTGTAGGTGTACGGGTTGTCCAGCACCTTGGTCTGCGGGATGTCCGGGTTCATGCCCTTGGTCCAGGCGTCGGCGCCCATCTCGGTGGTGAGGTGCTCGATCGTGCGTTCGACGGCGGCGCGGGCGGCGGCCAGGTCGACGTCGACCAGACGGTGTTCGTGCTTGACCAGCCGGCCGTCGATCACGACGCTGTGCACGTCGCCGCGCTGGGCCTGGAACGCGACGTGGCCGTACGGGTGCAGGATCGGGAACATCACCGGCGAGGCGTCATTCTTGATCAGCACCACGTCGGCCTTGCGACCCGGGGTGAGCGCCCCGACCAGGCTGTCCATGCCGAGCGCCCGCGCCCCGCCCCGGGTGGCCCAGTCCACGACCTGCTCGGCCCGCAGGTGGCAGTGGGTGACGGTCTCCTGCCGCCCGTGTGCTTCGAGGTGTTCGCGGGAGCGGTCGGCGCTGAGCGTGGCGCGCATCGCGGAGAACAGGTCGCCGCTCCACCAGACACTGGTGTCCATCGACAGCGACACCGGGATGTCGTGCTGGCGCAGCTGCCAGGTGGGCGGGTAGCCCTGGCCGGCGCTCTGCTCGCTCTCGGTGGAGACCGAGGCCGAGCCGCCGGTGGCGGCGATCCGGTTGTACGAGTCGCGGTTGAGGGTGGCGGCGTGCACGTAGACGGTCGATTCGGTCATGAAGCCGTTCTCGTGCATCAGCCGGATGCCGTCGTCGTTGGTGGCGCCCCAGACCCCGGCATGGGTGGTGACCGGCACGCCGAGTTCCCGGGCCACTTCGAAGGCGGCCTTCTCCGGGAAGCTCGGGTCGCCGGTGACGTCGAAGGCCATCTGGAAGCCCAGCATGTCGCCCTTGCCGTGGATGCGGCGGGTGACGAAGTCCCGGAAGCCGGGGCTGGTCGCCCACTCCCACGGGCCCTGCTGCAGGTTGCCGTAGGCCAGGACGAACCGGCCGGGGACGGCTTCGAGGGCGTCCACGGCGGCGTCGGCGTGCTGTGGGGTCTGCAGCCCGTGTGACCAGTCGACGGTGGTGGTGACCCCGGCGTCGATGGCCTCGATCGCGGCGAGCAGATTGCCGGCGTACACGTCCTCCGGACGGAACAGTTTGCCGGATTCGAGGTAGTACCAGACGAAGTACTGGGTCAGCGTCCAGTCGGCGCCGTACCCGCGCATCGCGGTCTGCCACATGTGCCGGTGGGTGTCGATCATGCCGGGCATGACGATGCCGCCGGCCGCGTCGATCTCCAGCGTCCCCTCCGGTACGGCGAGCGCCTCGCCGACCTCGGCGATCCGGTCGCCGACGATCAGCACGTCGGCGCGGGGCAGCACCGTGTGGCCGTCGTCCATGGTCAGCACCAGGCCGTTGCGGAACACCACCGGCCGGCCCGCCGTCTGCTGCGCGTCTGTGCTCATCGACGCCTCTCCCATCCCGCTTCACAGGTTGTCGGACCACTGTCCGCTAGACGGTCAATCACGATCTCAGCCAGTGTGTTCCGGGTCACGAGCGGCGTCAAGAGAAGATTTCAAACTTGTTTCATCCTAGCCTTGGCAGCTTGGAGCAGTGGGTTTACCGAGACCTCGCCGGTACGGGTTGACACAACCGCATCAACGAACCGAGACTCGATTCTCGGACGATCGTCCGCTGTGCGGCTGCATGGCCGTATGGGGTCACGAGGGAGGCGACCAGAAGATGGCCGAGCGACATCCACCGGCGGCCGAGGCGGCGACGACGCACCCGTCAGCGGCCAAGGCGGCGGCGACGCGACCAGCCGGTGGCACCGGGCCGCTGCACGGGCTGCTGGTCGCCGACTTCTCCCGGATCCTCGCCGGCCCGTACGCCACGATGCTGCTCGCCGATCTCGGTGCCGAAGTGATCAAGGTCGAGGGGCCCGGCGGCGACGACACCCGCACCTGGATGCCGCCGACCCGCGACGGCGTCTCCACGTACTACCTGGGCATCAACCGCAACAAACGGTCCATCGCGCTGGACCTGAAAGATCCCGACGACCTCGACATCGCCCGTCGGCTCGCCGACCGCGCCGACGTGCTGATCGAAAACTTCAAGCCCGGCGGGCTGCGCCGCTTCGGCCTCGACTACGACAGCGTCGCCGGCCGCAACGCCAAGGTCATCTACGCGTCGATCAGCGGCTTCGGCACCGGTGCCGGCGCCGCCTACCCCGGCTACGACCTGATGGTGCAGGCCGTCTCCGGCCTGATGAGCCTCACCGGCGACGCCGACGGGTCGCCGTACCGGGCCGGGATCAGCGTCTTCGACGTCATGTCCGGGCTACACGCCAGCATCGGCATCCTCGCCGCCCTGCACCACCGCGACACCACCGGCCAGGGTCAGCACGTCGAGGTCAACCTGCTGTCCTCGGCGCTGTCCGGGCTGGTCAACCACAGCAGCGGGTACGTCGCCGGCGGCGTCGTGCCGTTGCGGATGGGCAACGCCCACCCGAGCCTGTTCCCGTACGAGCCGCTGCCGGTCGCCGACGGCGAGCTCATCGTCATCGCCGGCAACGACGGACAGTTCCGCAAACTGTGCGAGGTGCTCGGCGTACCGGAACTGGTCGACGACCCCCGGTTCGGCCGCAACCAGGACCGCACCGCCAACCGCGAGGCGCTGCGCCCGCTGCTGGTCGAGCAGCTCATGAAGCGCACCCGCGACGAGTGGTTCGAGGTCCTGCTCGCCGCCGGGGTGCCGTGCGCACCGATCAACACCATCGACGGCGGGGTGGCGCTCGCGCAACGACTCGGCCTCGACCCGGTGGTCACCGTCGGCGACGGCGACACCGCCGTACCCGGCATCCGGCACCCGATCACTTTGTCGCAGACTCCGGCGCGCTACGACGCGCCACCGCCCGCACTCGACGAACACGGTGAGGAGATCCGCGCGTGGCTGACGAGCTGAACGACCAGGGCCAGCACCAGCGGCCGGCCGGTGACAAGCAGCTGGATTTCCCGACCTCGATCGGCACCTCCGACCGGACCACGATCCGGCTGCTCGGCCAGGACCTCGCCGAGGACCTGATGGGCAAGGTCGGCTTCGGTGAGCTGGCGTACTGGCTGGTCGCCGGCCGCCGACCCACCCCCGGGCAGGTACGGGTCCTCGAAACGGTGCTGGTGGCGCTGGCCGACCACGGCTTCACCCCGACGGCGATCGCCGCCCGGCTGACGTACCTCAGCGCCCCCGAGTCGCTGCAGGGCGCCATCGCCGCCGGTCTGCTCGGCGGCGGCTCCCGCTTCCTCGGCGTCACCGAGGACTGCGGCCGGTTCCTCGCCGACGTCCTCGCCGGCCTCGACACTTACCCCGACGACGACGCCGGCTGGGACGAGGTCGCCCTGGCGGCGGTACGCGACGCCCGCGCCGCCAAGCGGCTGCTGCCCGGCCTCGGCCACCCGGTGCACAAGGACGTCGACCCGCGTACCCCGGTGTTGATCCGCATCGCGGACGCCGAGGGTCTGCGCGGACCGCACCTGCGGCTGTTCGAAGCGATCGGCCGGGTCCACCCGCAGGTCCTCGGCCGCACCCTGCCGCTCAACGGTGCCGGGGTGTGCGGTGCCGCGCTGGCCGACCTGGACCTGCCGGTCGACCTGCTGCGCGGCTTCGCCCTGCTGGCCCGCACCGCCGGTCTGCTCGGCCACCTCGCCGAGGAGCGCCGCGACCCGCTCGGCATGGAGATCTACCGCACCGTCGACCGCAACGCCCGCTACGTCCCCCCGACCGACAGCTGATCCCCCGTCACCGTCACCCCCTTCTGGAAGGAGCGGCCATGGCCAGCATCGTCGCGGTCATCGCCTCCACACACCACCCGTTCTACTACCGGGCCACCACCGCCACCGGCTCCGACCGGCCACCCTTCGCCGACGAGTGGCAACGCAAGATCCTCGCCTTCCGGGAGACCCTCACCAAGGCCAACCCGGACGTGCTGGTGATGGTCGGCTCCGACCACTTCCATCAGCTGTGGCTGGACAACATGCCGCAGTTCCTGGTCGGCAAGGCACCGTTCTACGACGCCAACTGGTACAACGAGGAACGCGAGTTCGGCCTGCCCCGGATGCTGCTCAAAGGTCAGGAGGACCTGTCGGCGCACCTGCTACGGGCCGGCCTGGACGCCGGTTTCGACCTGGCGTTCAGCAACGAGCTGCGGATCGACCACAGCATCACCTGCCCGATCATCACCCTGCGGCCCGAGGCCGACCTGCCGATCGTGCCCATCTACACCAACATCTTCGCCCCGCCGCTGCCGCAGCCGAAACGCTTCGTGCAGCTCGGCGAGGCGATCCGGGACATCGTCGAGTCGTGGCCGAGTCACCTGCGGGTGGCGATCATCGGCACCGGGCACCTGTCGCTGGAGCTGGGCGGGCCGCGCCAGTTCGGCCCGCACGGCCCGGACCCTGAGTTCGACCAGCGGGCGGTGGAGTGGATCGCCAACGGTGACCTGGACGGCTGTCTCGCCGAAGTCACCCTGGACAGCCTGCACTCCCCCGGCAACGCCACCCACGGCTTCATGGACTTCATGCTGATGATGGGAGTCGCCGGAGCCGGAGCCAAGGCGCACCACGTCGACACCCTCGACCTGTTCCACACCATGGAGGCCTACTTCACCTGGTACCCGAACGGAGCGCCGGCATGAGCAAGTACCTTGTGGACAAGTTCCTCTACACCGTCGACCGGGACCCGGAGCTCGTCGAGCGCTACCGGTCCGAGCCACGGGAATTCGTCACCTGGTGGGAGGCGGAGCGGGCGAACTCCGTACTGAACTGCCACACCGGCGAGGCGAGCACCTGGCTGCGCTTCACCGACGACGAACGGGACGCGCTGGCCGCCCACGACCATGTCCGGCTGTTCGAGCTGGGCGCGCACCCGTTCCTGACGTTGACCCTGTTCATCGCCATGTTCGAACGCGACCACGACGAGCCGTTGGCCTACCAGAAGCAGTACGGGCTACGGCTGGCCCACTTCGCGTTGCCGTACCCGGACATCGCCACCTGATGTCCGCGTCCCAGTCGATGACCGCCGCCGTACTCACCGGGTACGGCGAACCACCGGTCGTCCAGCGGCGGCCCCGGCCGACGCCGACCGCCGGGCAGGTGCTGGTCCGGGTGAGCGCCGCGCCGATCACCCCGCTGGACCTGCTCTGCGCCTCCGGCAGCTCCTACCTGGGCGCGCCGGCCCTGCCGTACGTGCCCGGCGTACAGGGCGTCGGCACCCTCGCCGACGGCTCCGGCGTGTGGTTCCCGACCCGCGCCGGGATGGCACCGGGCGACGGCGGCCTCGCCGGGTACGCCGCCGTCGCCGTCGCCGACCTGGTGCCGCTGCCCGACGGGGTGGACCACCGGCTGATCGCGGCGCTCGGCTACTCGGCGATCGCCGCCTGGTCGGCGCTGACCCTGCGGGGTGGGCTGCGCGCCGGGGAGGACGTACTGGTCCTCGGGGCCAGCGGCACCGTCGGGCAGGCCGGGGTGCAACTCGCCCGGCTGGTCGGCGCCCGGCGGGTGATCGCCGCCGCCCGGTCGAGCGCCGCCGCCGAGCGGCTGCGCGCGTTGGGTGCCGACGCGGTGGTGCCGCTGCGCGCCGACGACGACGTACCCGGTCTGGCCGACCGGCTGCGGAAAGCCGCTGGCGGCCCGCTCGACCTGGTCCTCGACCCGCTGTTCGGGGTGCCGGCGGCGGCCGCGCTGCGGGTGCTGCGCCCCGGTGGCCGGCTGGTCAACCTCGGCGGCTCGGCCGGGGCGACCGCCCCGTTCGAGTCGGCCACGCTGCGCGGCGGCGCGCTGCGCGTACTCGGCTACAGCAACAACGAGCTGACCGCGCAGCAGCGGGCGGCGGCGCTGGCCGCGATCGCCGGGCACGCGCACGCCGGCCGGTTGACCGTCGACCACCAGGTACGACCACTCGACGACGTGGCCGCCGCCTGGCAGGCCCAGGCCGACGGGTCGGCCGGCGCCCGGATCGTCATCACCCCGTAGTGGTGCCGTACGTCGTCAGATAGCAGTGCCGTGCGTCGTCAGCCGGTGGTGCCGTGTCGTCAGGCGGCGGCTTCGTCCACCGGGGAGGTGAAGAAGGTGGCCAGGTGGGTCAGGGCGGTCCGCGCCTGATCGGGTACGACATCGAGCACAGCCGCCGAGCCGCGCCCGGCCAGTGCGTCGGTCACCTCGGCGGCGGGCGGGCCGGGCTCCGGCAACGACGACGACGCTGACGGTGAGGTGACGGTGAGCGTCACCGCTCCGTCGGTGTCCAGCTCGAAGACGCCACCCCCGGTGCCGCCGAGCGCGAGACGATGGCGCACCTGGTCGCCGAACATCCGCGCGACAGCCGCAGCGATGAGCAGCCCGTACGCCGCCGCGTAGCCGGTCGCGCCGGTGTCGACTGACCCGGTCCCGGCCGGCTGTGCGGTGACGGTCGGGCGGTCGACACCGAGGGCCAGGAAGATGTCCCGTTCGTGCAGCCACGAGTCCCACAGGACGTGCAGCACCAGCACCGTCCAGTCCATCGGCCCGAACGGTAGGGCGACGTCGAACCGTTCGTCACGGGCCAGCCGACCCCGGGCCACGGCGACGACCTCGTCCGTCGTCGCGGCGAGCCGGTCGACGGTGGCGGCGGGCGGCTCGCCGGCCGATGCCGTGAGCCACAGGTTCGGGGTGATCCGCGGGTCGAACCCGGCCGCCATGTCGAGGGTGCGGTCACCAGGGTCGGCGGCGATCGCGCGGGTCACGTCACACAGGTGCCGGACGGTGTCGTGCGCGGACCAGCCGGGGCAGCGGGTCGGCGCGGACCACTCCTGCGGCCCGAACCCCTGCAGGTCCTCGAGGAGCAGTCGCCGTTGGTCGGCGAAGACGTCGAGCAGACGTTCCGGATCCAGATCGCACCCGTCAACGGTTCTGAGCAGCAGTGTGCGCGGGGGACTGTGCCAGGTCATCGACCATCCTCAAGTCGAGAATGCGACTAGAATAGTCTTTCCGTATATACGGTGACAATCAAGTGGTACACCCGCCCACACCGGACAGCTCCGATTCGGACCTTGCTACCTCACTGCGTCGCACCTTGCTACCTCACGGCGTCGTCCGGGACGGAACGTCGGTCATCGCCGCGGGGGTGCCGACGTGCGGCGGCGGAGCTGAGATACAGGTAGAACAGACAAGCGGCGGCCAGCCCGAGTGGCCACAGCAGGTAACGTCCGGTCGTGGCGAGCAGGGCTGCGGCGGCGATCACCGAGATGAGCGCGGACACCCAGCCGGCGCTGCGTCGCGGCAGCAGTCGCACAGCGGCGGCGGCACCGAGGACGTACACGGTCATGAACGCACCTGTGGTCAGCAGCACGAGCGGCTCCGGATCGGCGTCGCCGAGCAGCGTCACCCCGGCAAGCGCGGCTCCGGCGATCGCCGCCACGACTCCGACGCTGCGTAGCGGCACCTCGCCGGAGGCAGCGCCGGGTGCCAGCCAGCGGGGCATGGCTGCGTCGCGGCCCAGGGCAGCGCCGAGTTTGGCCGCACCTGCCTGGTAGGTGTTCATCACGCCGAGAGTCAGCAGTACGGCGACCGCAGCGGCTATCACCCGGCTCGGCCCTCCGACCCCGATCGCCAGCAGGTCGGCCAACGGCGCGTTGGACTCCCCTGCGGCGGCCCCGAGCACGAGGATGCTGGCTGCGGCGACGGCGAGATAGAGCACACCGACGATGGCCACGGCCGATCCGGTGGTACGCGGAATGTCCCGGGCCGGTCGCCGGAAATCCGCCGACAGGTGCGTCATCGCCTCCCAGCCGGAGAAGCTCCAGACCAGCAGCGCGGCAGCGGTCGCCACCGCCGACCAGCCGTAGGGCGCGAACGGTTGCAGATTGTCCCACCGAGCGTGTGGCAGCGAGGTGATCGCGGCCGCCAGCAGCAACGTCGCGAGCACCCCCGCGAGCAGCAGCGCGAGCCGGCCGGAGACGCGCAGCCCGAAGGCGTTCGCGATCGTTACGGTAGCGATCAACAGCGCCGCCGTCCCGACGACGGTCGCGGTGCCGCCGCCGGTGGCGCTGGCCACGTAGGCCCCGCCGAAGAGCGCGGCGGCGGCCATCGCGGGCGGTACGGTCAGGTAGAAACACCAGCCGACCAGCGCTGCCAGGCGATGTCCGAATGCGCGCCGGACGTAGGTCGAGACACCGCCGGAGTCCGGGTACCGGGAACCGAGCGCGGCGAAGGTGGCGGCGAGCGGGATGGACATCAGCACCATGCCCAGCCAGGCCAGCAACGATGCCGGACCTGCGGCCCGGGCGGCCAGAGCCGGCAGGGCGATCGCCCCGGTGCCGAGTACGGCGCCGACGTAGAGCGCCGTGCCCTGGACGAACGTCACCTGCCCGCCGGACGGCCTGACCGGGGTGGGCTTGACGTCCTGCGCACTATCGACCACGAGGCGAGAGTGGCAGGTGGACGGAGCCGGCGACAGCATGAGTAGTGCCAGATGCCGCTAAGTTTCTGCCATGGCCCATGTCGTAGCCGTGGCTGTCACGGATGAGATGCCGATCTTCGAACTCGCCGTACCCTGCGAGGTCTTCGGCATCGACCGGTCCGACCTGGTGGATCCCTGGTACGAGCTGCGGTTGTGCGCGGCGGTTCCGGGCCGGCTCCGGGGGCCCGGTGGGATGGGGCTGGAGGTGCCCTGGTCGCTGAGCGAGTTGGAGCGGGCCGACACCGTCATCGTCCCGGCGTGTGCCCGCCGTACCCAGCTGGAGCCGCCGGCGGAGCTACTCGCCAGCCTTCGGCGGGCGCACGAGCGAGGTGCCCGGATGGTAGCGATCTGCACCGGCGCGTACCTGTTCGCGGCGGCGGGGCTGCTCGACGGCCGGCGCGCCACGACACATTGGATGAACCTGACCGACTTCGCCCACCAGTGGCCGAAGGTGAACGTGGACGGCGGCGTCCTCTTCGTCGACGAGGGGGACGTTCTCACGTCCGCCGGCACCGGTGCCGCCATCGACATCTGCCTGCATCTGGTCACCCTCGACCACGGCACGACGGTGGCACGGGACCTGGCCCGGCGGATGGTGGTGCCGCCGCACCGGGACGGTTCCCAGGCGCAGTTCGTGCAGCCACCGGTACGGGTGCCGGCCGGCACCGAGCTGGGCCCGGTGCTGGACTGGGTTCGTGAGCACCTCGACGAGCCGCTGACCGTGCCGGACCTGGCCCGGCGGGCGAACATGAGCCCGCGGACGTTCGCCCGCCGGTTCGTCGAGATCACCGGGATCAGCCCGCTGCGATGGCTGGTGCAGCAGCGGGTCCGACTCGCTCAGGAGCTGCTCGAGACGACCGAGGAGCCGATCGAGTGGGTCGCCCGCCGAGTGGGTTT from Solwaraspora sp. WMMD791 includes:
- a CDS encoding amidohydrolase family protein; its protein translation is MSTDAQQTAGRPVVFRNGLVLTMDDGHTVLPRADVLIVGDRIAEVGEALAVPEGTLEIDAAGGIVMPGMIDTHRHMWQTAMRGYGADWTLTQYFVWYYLESGKLFRPEDVYAGNLLAAIEAIDAGVTTTVDWSHGLQTPQHADAAVDALEAVPGRFVLAYGNLQQGPWEWATSPGFRDFVTRRIHGKGDMLGFQMAFDVTGDPSFPEKAAFEVARELGVPVTTHAGVWGATNDDGIRLMHENGFMTESTVYVHAATLNRDSYNRIAATGGSASVSTESEQSAGQGYPPTWQLRQHDIPVSLSMDTSVWWSGDLFSAMRATLSADRSREHLEAHGRQETVTHCHLRAEQVVDWATRGGARALGMDSLVGALTPGRKADVVLIKNDASPVMFPILHPYGHVAFQAQRGDVHSVVIDGRLVKHEHRLVDVDLAAARAAVERTIEHLTTEMGADAWTKGMNPDIPQTKVLDNPYTYTEWDAGSAQWKH
- a CDS encoding CaiB/BaiF CoA-transferase family protein, with protein sequence MAERHPPAAEAATTHPSAAKAAATRPAGGTGPLHGLLVADFSRILAGPYATMLLADLGAEVIKVEGPGGDDTRTWMPPTRDGVSTYYLGINRNKRSIALDLKDPDDLDIARRLADRADVLIENFKPGGLRRFGLDYDSVAGRNAKVIYASISGFGTGAGAAYPGYDLMVQAVSGLMSLTGDADGSPYRAGISVFDVMSGLHASIGILAALHHRDTTGQGQHVEVNLLSSALSGLVNHSSGYVAGGVVPLRMGNAHPSLFPYEPLPVADGELIVIAGNDGQFRKLCEVLGVPELVDDPRFGRNQDRTANREALRPLLVEQLMKRTRDEWFEVLLAAGVPCAPINTIDGGVALAQRLGLDPVVTVGDGDTAVPGIRHPITLSQTPARYDAPPPALDEHGEEIRAWLTS
- a CDS encoding extradiol ring-cleavage dioxygenase, producing MASIVAVIASTHHPFYYRATTATGSDRPPFADEWQRKILAFRETLTKANPDVLVMVGSDHFHQLWLDNMPQFLVGKAPFYDANWYNEEREFGLPRMLLKGQEDLSAHLLRAGLDAGFDLAFSNELRIDHSITCPIITLRPEADLPIVPIYTNIFAPPLPQPKRFVQLGEAIRDIVESWPSHLRVAIIGTGHLSLELGGPRQFGPHGPDPEFDQRAVEWIANGDLDGCLAEVTLDSLHSPGNATHGFMDFMLMMGVAGAGAKAHHVDTLDLFHTMEAYFTWYPNGAPA
- a CDS encoding IclR family transcriptional regulator C-terminal domain-containing protein, translated to MAREAGREAGADFIEALARGLDVLRCFRPGRPTMTLSEIAAATGLARPTVRRILLTLEELGYVRSAADRGFALTPRVLELGMAYVNALSIWDVARPHMQRLVEQTGESTSMAQLDGSDIVYVTRVAVPKIVTLAVTIGTRFPAVATSMGKVLLAALDDEELTAVLAHPGRSGIAPRWQPERAELDRVLREVRARGWAAADQDLAAGIRSVATGVRDGDGRVVAAVNVTVHAAETSMEKLLGEHLPKLLSTAADISHDWALLAAVPMSTVRQFAAQPAHP
- a CDS encoding helix-turn-helix domain-containing protein, yielding MAHVVAVAVTDEMPIFELAVPCEVFGIDRSDLVDPWYELRLCAAVPGRLRGPGGMGLEVPWSLSELERADTVIVPACARRTQLEPPAELLASLRRAHERGARMVAICTGAYLFAAAGLLDGRRATTHWMNLTDFAHQWPKVNVDGGVLFVDEGDVLTSAGTGAAIDICLHLVTLDHGTTVARDLARRMVVPPHRDGSQAQFVQPPVRVPAGTELGPVLDWVREHLDEPLTVPDLARRANMSPRTFARRFVEITGISPLRWLVQQRVRLAQELLETTEEPIEWVARRVGFGSAATLRMHFQRAVAVPPQTYRHVFRGQRRPPRQ
- a CDS encoding maleylpyruvate isomerase family mycothiol-dependent enzyme → MTWHSPPRTLLLRTVDGCDLDPERLLDVFADQRRLLLEDLQGFGPQEWSAPTRCPGWSAHDTVRHLCDVTRAIAADPGDRTLDMAAGFDPRITPNLWLTASAGEPPAATVDRLAATTDEVVAVARGRLARDERFDVALPFGPMDWTVLVLHVLWDSWLHERDIFLALGVDRPTVTAQPAGTGSVDTGATGYAAAYGLLIAAAVARMFGDQVRHRLALGGTGGGVFELDTDGAVTLTVTSPSASSSLPEPGPPAAEVTDALAGRGSAAVLDVVPDQARTALTHLATFFTSPVDEAAA
- a CDS encoding citryl-CoA lyase: MADELNDQGQHQRPAGDKQLDFPTSIGTSDRTTIRLLGQDLAEDLMGKVGFGELAYWLVAGRRPTPGQVRVLETVLVALADHGFTPTAIAARLTYLSAPESLQGAIAAGLLGGGSRFLGVTEDCGRFLADVLAGLDTYPDDDAGWDEVALAAVRDARAAKRLLPGLGHPVHKDVDPRTPVLIRIADAEGLRGPHLRLFEAIGRVHPQVLGRTLPLNGAGVCGAALADLDLPVDLLRGFALLARTAGLLGHLAEERRDPLGMEIYRTVDRNARYVPPTDS
- a CDS encoding zinc-binding dehydrogenase; amino-acid sequence: MSASQSMTAAVLTGYGEPPVVQRRPRPTPTAGQVLVRVSAAPITPLDLLCASGSSYLGAPALPYVPGVQGVGTLADGSGVWFPTRAGMAPGDGGLAGYAAVAVADLVPLPDGVDHRLIAALGYSAIAAWSALTLRGGLRAGEDVLVLGASGTVGQAGVQLARLVGARRVIAAARSSAAAERLRALGADAVVPLRADDDVPGLADRLRKAAGGPLDLVLDPLFGVPAAAALRVLRPGGRLVNLGGSAGATAPFESATLRGGALRVLGYSNNELTAQQRAAALAAIAGHAHAGRLTVDHQVRPLDDVAAAWQAQADGSAGARIVITP
- a CDS encoding APC family permease, which produces MVDSAQDVKPTPVRPSGGQVTFVQGTALYVGAVLGTGAIALPALAARAAGPASLLAWLGMVLMSIPLAATFAALGSRYPDSGGVSTYVRRAFGHRLAALVGWCFYLTVPPAMAAAALFGGAYVASATGGGTATVVGTAALLIATVTIANAFGLRVSGRLALLLAGVLATLLLAAAITSLPHARWDNLQPFAPYGWSAVATAAALLVWSFSGWEAMTHLSADFRRPARDIPRTTGSAVAIVGVLYLAVAAASILVLGAAAGESNAPLADLLAIGVGGPSRVIAAAVAVLLTLGVMNTYQAGAAKLGAALGRDAAMPRWLAPGAASGEVPLRSVGVVAAIAGAALAGVTLLGDADPEPLVLLTTGAFMTVYVLGAAAAVRLLPRRSAGWVSALISVIAAAALLATTGRYLLWPLGLAAACLFYLYLSSAAARRHPRGDDRRSVPDDAVR